A window of the Jeotgalibacillus aurantiacus genome harbors these coding sequences:
- a CDS encoding aliphatic sulfonate ABC transporter substrate-binding protein: MNRKTTGLVLSLAAIGVLAGCSANANSDEQPDKITLDYAYYSPTSLVLKEQGLVEKALEDEGIEVEWVLSQGSNKALEFLNSRSVDFGSTAGAAALIAKSNGSPIESVYLYAKPEWTALVAPEGSDIESVEDLAGKKVAATLGTDPYIFLLRALEEAGLSSEDVEIVNLQHADGANALSSGQVDAWAGLDPHMARAELDTGAELFYRNADFNTYGTLNVRSDFAEDYPELVETVIEQYEVAREWTIENPDEAAAILSEEADMNIEVAKASVARNDFSNPVIGSEHTDALIAAGEVLRNEEVIDADADVESLVNELLNPSFTESLGSE; encoded by the coding sequence ATGAATAGAAAAACAACAGGTCTTGTCTTATCTTTAGCAGCAATTGGGGTCCTCGCTGGCTGCTCTGCAAATGCCAATTCTGATGAACAGCCAGATAAAATAACACTTGATTATGCCTATTACTCACCGACAAGTCTTGTTCTGAAGGAGCAGGGACTGGTGGAAAAAGCACTGGAAGACGAAGGGATAGAAGTCGAGTGGGTGCTGAGCCAGGGAAGTAACAAGGCACTCGAGTTTCTCAATTCGCGGAGTGTGGATTTCGGCTCAACGGCTGGTGCTGCAGCACTGATTGCCAAATCAAACGGGTCGCCTATTGAGTCCGTTTATCTATATGCCAAGCCTGAATGGACAGCACTTGTTGCGCCGGAAGGATCTGATATTGAAAGCGTGGAAGATCTAGCTGGCAAAAAGGTAGCGGCAACGCTTGGGACGGATCCCTATATCTTTTTACTAAGAGCACTTGAGGAAGCGGGCCTGTCATCTGAAGACGTGGAAATCGTAAACCTGCAGCATGCTGATGGCGCCAATGCGTTGAGCTCAGGACAGGTGGATGCTTGGGCAGGACTTGATCCTCATATGGCAAGAGCAGAGCTGGATACAGGAGCAGAGCTGTTTTACCGTAATGCTGATTTCAATACATACGGTACGCTGAATGTCCGGTCAGATTTTGCTGAGGATTACCCTGAGTTGGTGGAAACCGTGATTGAGCAATACGAGGTGGCTAGAGAATGGACGATTGAAAATCCGGATGAAGCTGCGGCCATTCTGTCAGAAGAAGCGGATATGAACATTGAAGTAGCGAAAGCGAGTGTCGCACGTAATGATTTTTCAAATCCTGTCATTGGTTCAGAGCATACGGATGCGCTGATTGCAGCGGGTGAAGTGCTGAGAAATGAAGAGGTCATTGATGCAGATGCCGATGTGGAATCACTCGTTAATGAGCTGTTAAATCCTTCATTTACAGAATCACTTGGATCTGAATAG
- a CDS encoding ABC transporter permease, translated as MKQVNKKLSIAGIGLVLPVLLLVIWEGAARLGWIEPYLLPAPTVVVTSIVEMAQDGTLWGHVSITLYRVLIGFLIGTAAALVIGSAVGYFKRFEQLMDPILQAFRSIPSLAWVPLFLLWMGIGEPSKVTLIAVGVFFPVYLNIVSGIQGVDRKLIEVGKVYRFSSFQLVKRIILPASLPSFLVGIRSGLGLGWMFVVAAELLGASEGLGYLLVLGQNTSSPELIIASILLFAALGKGTDALLKQVEVRSLKWQDNLQNAQ; from the coding sequence ATGAAGCAGGTCAATAAAAAGTTATCGATCGCTGGAATCGGACTCGTACTGCCCGTTTTGCTTCTGGTGATCTGGGAAGGGGCAGCCAGACTTGGATGGATTGAACCGTATCTCCTTCCCGCTCCTACAGTGGTCGTCACTTCTATTGTTGAAATGGCACAGGATGGGACGCTTTGGGGACATGTATCTATCACGCTGTACCGTGTGCTCATTGGGTTTTTGATCGGAACGGCTGCGGCGCTCGTGATCGGTTCAGCGGTTGGCTATTTCAAAAGGTTTGAACAGCTGATGGACCCGATTCTTCAGGCATTCCGATCCATCCCTTCACTGGCATGGGTGCCATTGTTTCTTTTATGGATGGGCATAGGGGAGCCGTCGAAGGTCACGCTGATTGCAGTCGGTGTCTTTTTTCCGGTTTATTTGAACATTGTCTCAGGCATCCAGGGTGTGGACAGAAAATTAATTGAAGTTGGGAAGGTGTACCGTTTCAGCTCTTTCCAGCTCGTCAAAAGAATTATCCTGCCAGCCTCGCTCCCATCCTTTTTAGTCGGTATCCGGAGCGGGCTTGGACTTGGCTGGATGTTCGTCGTGGCAGCTGAATTACTTGGGGCAAGCGAAGGTCTCGGTTATTTGCTCGTGCTCGGACAGAATACGTCATCTCCTGAACTGATTATTGCAAGTATTTTATTGTTTGCTGCATTAGGTAAAGGAACAGATGCCTTATTAAAGCAGGTGGAAGTCCGCTCGCTGAAGTGGCAGGATAATCTTCAAAATGCTCAATAA
- a CDS encoding ABC transporter ATP-binding protein, with product MLTVKKASKLFKGGTAGFKDVSFTIQKGEIVGILGTSGCGKSTLLRVLSGLEQSDSGTIHTGGEQGEHQAGGMIFQEPRLMPWLSVEDNVLFGFGQPKKHTDKAGHYLSLVGLSDFAKSLPRDLSGGMAQRTAIARALASQPSVLLLDEPFSALDAFTKMQLQDLLLDIWSQEKTTMAIVTHDIDEALYLCDRVLVMSGQPGTIAAELKIKQPKPRSRSDISLAVYKEKIFSILEGTNGKTKAQTAK from the coding sequence ATGCTGACAGTCAAGAAAGCATCAAAGTTATTTAAAGGTGGAACAGCCGGTTTTAAAGACGTCAGTTTTACGATACAAAAAGGCGAAATTGTCGGGATTCTCGGTACAAGTGGATGCGGGAAAAGTACGCTTCTGAGGGTGTTATCAGGTCTTGAGCAGTCAGACAGCGGAACCATTCATACCGGTGGAGAGCAGGGTGAGCATCAGGCAGGTGGAATGATTTTTCAGGAGCCGAGATTAATGCCGTGGCTATCAGTTGAGGATAACGTGCTCTTTGGCTTTGGTCAGCCAAAAAAGCATACTGACAAAGCAGGTCATTATTTATCACTTGTTGGATTAAGTGATTTTGCCAAGTCACTGCCGCGCGACTTATCAGGCGGGATGGCGCAGCGGACTGCGATTGCCAGAGCCCTTGCATCACAACCCTCCGTATTGCTTTTAGACGAACCCTTCAGCGCACTGGATGCTTTTACAAAAATGCAGCTGCAGGATTTACTGCTTGATATTTGGAGTCAGGAAAAAACGACAATGGCCATTGTCACGCATGATATAGATGAAGCGCTCTACTTATGTGACAGAGTGCTCGTGATGAGCGGTCAACCAGGTACCATTGCTGCAGAATTGAAAATCAAACAGCCGAAGCCGAGGAGCCGCAGTGATATCAGCCTTGCCGTCTATAAAGAAAAAATCTTTTCCATTCTTGAAGGCACGAACGGCAAGACTAAAGCACAGACAGCAAAATAA
- a CDS encoding dimethylarginine dimethylaminohydrolase family protein, producing MERKESNKRAGCENEYGTLERVLVCPPAFMKIEEAINETQKHFLKDNIDQEKAMEQHKAFIQLLHEHGADVVQLPPISAYPEQVFTRDIGFTIGDTVFVSSMGTEMRDGEESILLEWLRESGVPHKKIKTSSIEGGDVVVDGKTVWVGISSRTTVEAVEELRTALPDYDIIEVPFDSQYLHLDCLFNIVSENDALIYKEAFDQKTIDHFAEKYELMMVNDDEQFTMGPNVLSIGNDKVISLPVNKEVNRNLKRAGYDVLELDISEIIKSGGSFRCCTLPVNRS from the coding sequence ATGGAACGAAAAGAGAGTAACAAACGTGCTGGCTGTGAAAACGAATATGGAACCCTCGAACGTGTATTAGTCTGTCCGCCGGCTTTTATGAAAATTGAAGAAGCAATAAATGAAACACAGAAGCATTTTCTAAAAGACAATATTGACCAGGAAAAAGCGATGGAGCAGCATAAAGCTTTTATTCAGCTTCTCCATGAACATGGTGCGGACGTTGTTCAACTGCCGCCAATTTCCGCGTATCCGGAGCAGGTATTTACACGTGATATCGGCTTTACGATTGGAGATACCGTTTTTGTTTCGTCAATGGGTACAGAAATGAGAGATGGCGAGGAATCCATTCTGCTTGAGTGGCTGAGAGAATCAGGTGTGCCTCATAAGAAAATCAAAACATCTTCCATTGAAGGTGGGGATGTCGTCGTTGATGGAAAAACGGTCTGGGTAGGCATCAGCAGCCGCACTACTGTCGAAGCTGTTGAAGAATTACGCACCGCTCTGCCGGATTATGACATCATTGAAGTACCATTTGATTCACAATATCTGCATCTGGACTGTCTGTTCAACATTGTTTCAGAAAATGATGCCCTCATTTATAAAGAGGCATTTGATCAGAAAACCATTGACCATTTTGCTGAAAAGTACGAGTTAATGATGGTGAATGATGATGAACAATTCACAATGGGTCCCAATGTTTTATCTATTGGAAATGATAAAGTCATCAGCCTTCCGGTCAATAAAGAAGTAAATCGCAACCTGAAACGGGCAGGCTATGATGTTTTGGAACTCGATATCTCAGAGATTATCAAATCAGGCGGTTCATTCAGGTGCTGCACACTGCCTGTGAACCGCTCATGA
- a CDS encoding long-chain-fatty-acid--CoA ligase has product MHVPLILTDFLDRAVTLYGDKTAVVDGERSLTYSDVEKRVNRLSRGLDELGIKKGDKVAYLTPNSLEMFEGFYGLYQVGAVMTSLNTRLRPEDYQFILNHSESKVLFVAADLYPLIESIRPNLETVHTFIIHDGDAEGCLSYEQWLSDYSEEAYDRVPLEETDIASLLYTSGTTGDPKGVLLSHRSNYLHALTTMHHLKVSDQDTLLHVLPMFHVNGWGSPFYYTANGATQVMQRKVDPKAILENVAKHQVSIMHMAPTVLNMLIEESSHTNATFDHDLRVVIAGSAPPPAFVRKVEEELGWEFIQVYGMTEISPLVTMSAHRSNTHVKDAAHSAKLKSKTGYELIGSRVRVFNEMGEEVAHDGKSIGEIAVRSNNVMEGYFKNPEATSATIRDGWLYTGDMAIVDERGYIEIVDRKKDVIISGGENISSIEVEAALYDHPAILEAAVIAVPHEKWGEVPHAVIVKREGYELTEDDIIAFANEKLARFKIPKSFSFTNQLPKTASGKIQKVVLRKEFWDKDGKMVN; this is encoded by the coding sequence ATGCATGTGCCATTAATTTTAACGGATTTTCTTGATCGCGCTGTTACACTTTACGGTGATAAAACAGCTGTCGTTGACGGAGAACGCTCGCTGACTTACAGCGATGTTGAAAAAAGGGTCAATCGTTTATCAAGGGGATTAGATGAACTTGGCATCAAAAAAGGAGATAAAGTGGCGTATCTGACGCCGAATTCCCTTGAGATGTTTGAGGGATTTTATGGACTGTACCAGGTGGGGGCTGTGATGACGTCGCTCAACACGCGCCTTCGTCCGGAGGATTATCAGTTCATTTTAAATCACAGTGAAAGTAAAGTGCTGTTTGTTGCTGCAGACTTATATCCGCTCATTGAATCAATCCGGCCAAATCTTGAAACCGTACATACATTTATTATTCATGACGGGGACGCAGAAGGCTGCCTTTCTTATGAACAATGGCTGTCCGACTATTCAGAAGAAGCTTATGACAGGGTGCCACTTGAAGAAACTGATATTGCTTCGCTCCTTTATACGAGTGGGACAACGGGGGATCCAAAAGGGGTGCTCCTGTCACATCGTTCAAACTATCTCCATGCTTTAACGACAATGCATCACTTAAAAGTCAGTGATCAGGATACACTGCTTCACGTCCTGCCAATGTTTCACGTGAACGGATGGGGATCACCCTTTTATTACACGGCAAATGGTGCCACCCAGGTGATGCAGCGTAAAGTGGATCCGAAAGCCATCCTTGAAAATGTGGCTAAACATCAGGTCAGCATTATGCATATGGCGCCGACCGTTTTAAATATGCTGATTGAAGAATCATCCCACACGAACGCAACATTTGATCACGACTTAAGAGTAGTCATAGCCGGCTCTGCACCACCTCCGGCTTTTGTCAGGAAAGTGGAAGAGGAACTCGGGTGGGAATTTATTCAAGTATACGGCATGACAGAGATTTCACCGCTCGTCACAATGTCAGCTCACCGCAGTAATACGCACGTAAAAGACGCAGCCCATTCAGCTAAATTAAAATCCAAAACGGGCTATGAACTGATTGGCTCCAGGGTAAGAGTATTTAATGAAATGGGTGAAGAAGTCGCCCATGACGGTAAATCCATCGGCGAAATTGCGGTCCGCTCCAACAACGTGATGGAGGGCTACTTTAAAAATCCGGAAGCTACCTCAGCAACAATCCGCGATGGATGGCTGTATACAGGAGACATGGCAATAGTGGATGAGCGGGGATATATTGAAATCGTGGATCGCAAAAAAGATGTCATTATCAGCGGCGGTGAAAATATTTCATCCATTGAGGTAGAGGCCGCTTTATACGATCACCCGGCGATTCTTGAGGCAGCGGTCATTGCGGTACCACATGAAAAATGGGGAGAAGTTCCGCATGCCGTGATTGTCAAAAGAGAAGGCTACGAGTTAACAGAGGATGATATCATCGCATTCGCCAATGAAAAACTGGCCCGATTTAAAATCCCAAAAAGCTTCAGCTTCACAAACCAGCTTCCAAAAACAGCATCAGGAAAAATCCAAAAAGTCGTGCTGCGAAAAGAATTCTGGGATAAGGACGGGAAGATGGTGAATTGA
- a CDS encoding YceI family protein, translating into MTKKWAVDAAHSSIDFSVKHMMISKVKGSFHDFSADVTADPTDLTGADIRFSIDVNSIDTRNQDRDNHLRSADFFEVEQFPNITFVSTDVKKTGDDEYELTGDVTIKDVTRKETFTVEYEGAGKDPWGNEKVGFSATGKLNRKEYGLTWNQALETGGVLVGEDIKINLQIQAQEA; encoded by the coding sequence ATGACAAAAAAATGGGCAGTAGACGCAGCACACTCAAGTATCGATTTTTCAGTAAAGCATATGATGATCTCAAAGGTAAAAGGATCTTTCCATGACTTTTCAGCAGATGTAACCGCTGATCCGACTGACCTTACTGGAGCTGATATCCGCTTTTCTATTGATGTAAATTCAATTGACACACGCAATCAGGACCGCGATAATCACCTTCGTTCAGCTGACTTCTTTGAAGTTGAGCAATTTCCAAACATCACGTTCGTTTCGACAGATGTAAAGAAAACCGGTGACGACGAGTACGAGTTAACTGGTGATGTAACGATTAAGGATGTAACACGCAAGGAAACTTTCACTGTGGAATATGAAGGTGCTGGAAAAGATCCATGGGGGAACGAAAAAGTCGGTTTCTCTGCTACCGGCAAGCTGAACCGTAAGGAATACGGCTTAACGTGGAACCAGGCGCTTGAAACAGGCGGTGTGCTTGTAGGAGAAGACATCAAAATTAACCTGCAGATTCAGGCACAGGAAGCGTAA
- a CDS encoding S1C family serine protease has product MKKKWISSILVSVTLIALTVWGGLMLREEIQQNVKEEPSYLVSNQLDSSQRNFIEQLSLNREEALFEAQQKVIQIETPIGSIGSGFIYNTEGAVVTNAHVVANASEVTVITADSARYDGVVIGISEKEDIAVIQVDELKGREPLELELDREAQVLDQVLALGSPLGFQNTVTAGEINGTNRSFTIEPFIYENIDQFTAAISPGNSGGPLLNSSTMKVIGINSAEEPEQNLGYSIPIIDVKDQIDEWIASPMQELPSFENYADQPQDAVVPTLEEQALYIAQYYLSSIEFGDYVTAYSLLGADYQNDTSFNTFKDEFRNLLSISLKTSEGIAISGEVEVRATVEKEEIVSGKPEKNLYSYRFLITDENGQMKIKRLEYQEAE; this is encoded by the coding sequence ATGAAGAAAAAATGGATTTCCAGCATACTTGTCTCCGTTACATTAATTGCCCTTACAGTATGGGGAGGCCTGATGCTTAGGGAAGAAATACAGCAAAACGTTAAAGAAGAACCTTCTTATCTGGTTAGTAACCAGCTTGATTCTTCACAGCGGAATTTTATTGAACAGCTTTCTCTTAATCGCGAAGAGGCACTTTTTGAAGCGCAGCAAAAAGTCATTCAGATCGAAACCCCTATCGGTTCAATAGGATCAGGGTTTATTTATAACACGGAAGGGGCAGTCGTCACGAATGCCCATGTGGTGGCAAATGCTTCTGAAGTCACGGTCATTACGGCTGACTCTGCCCGTTACGATGGTGTTGTCATCGGCATCAGTGAAAAAGAGGATATTGCTGTGATACAGGTTGATGAATTGAAGGGGAGAGAGCCTTTGGAGTTGGAACTCGACAGGGAAGCGCAGGTGCTTGATCAGGTGCTGGCACTGGGAAGTCCGCTTGGATTTCAGAACACGGTAACAGCGGGTGAGATCAACGGGACCAACCGATCATTCACCATTGAGCCGTTTATATACGAGAATATTGATCAGTTTACTGCTGCGATTTCTCCGGGAAATAGCGGTGGCCCTTTACTGAATTCATCAACAATGAAGGTAATCGGTATTAATTCAGCGGAGGAACCTGAACAGAATCTTGGTTATAGCATCCCCATTATTGATGTGAAAGATCAGATTGATGAATGGATCGCCTCACCGATGCAGGAGCTCCCGTCATTTGAGAATTACGCCGATCAGCCACAGGATGCAGTCGTTCCAACATTGGAAGAACAGGCTCTGTATATTGCACAATATTATTTATCCAGTATTGAATTTGGTGACTATGTTACGGCTTATTCTTTACTTGGCGCAGACTATCAGAATGACACGAGCTTTAACACATTTAAAGACGAATTTCGAAATCTGCTTTCCATTTCTCTGAAGACGTCTGAAGGTATTGCGATTTCCGGAGAGGTCGAAGTGAGAGCGACTGTTGAAAAAGAGGAAATTGTTTCGGGTAAACCTGAAAAAAATCTTTACTCCTATCGCTTTTTGATCACAGATGAGAATGGTCAGATGAAAATTAAACGGCTGGAATATCAGGAAGCAGAATGA
- a CDS encoding winged helix-turn-helix transcriptional regulator has product MAAMSLCPKFEQAFQILGKRWNGVIIRVLAEGPKRFSEIAEPIPQISNKILTERLKELEEHGLVARDVYPETPVRIEYSLTDKGHSLTPILDGVQKWADEWIDSSH; this is encoded by the coding sequence ATGGCCGCGATGTCTTTATGTCCCAAATTCGAGCAGGCGTTTCAAATTCTCGGCAAACGCTGGAATGGTGTGATTATCCGTGTACTTGCCGAAGGTCCTAAACGCTTTTCGGAAATTGCAGAGCCGATCCCTCAGATCAGCAACAAAATTCTAACCGAACGTTTAAAAGAACTGGAAGAGCATGGTCTCGTCGCAAGAGACGTGTACCCTGAAACTCCGGTTCGAATTGAATACAGTCTGACTGATAAAGGACACTCGCTCACTCCTATTCTGGACGGCGTACAGAAGTGGGCGGATGAATGGATTGACTCCAGTCATTGA
- a CDS encoding ketopantoate reductase family protein has product MNILIAGAGGIGGYFGGRLMEKGQKVTFLVRENRKRQLQQMGLVIKSPHGDYSTAPILLTAQDQGETFDLIILTTKAYHLDQVIKDITPFVHSKTMILPLLNGIAHLDPLIEAFGEDRVLGGLCFIETTLDENGAVVQSSPVHDLVYGERDGRQTDRISALEEIFNGTKASFKRSDTIMQDMWHKYSFITAMSGITTLMRAPVGPAVEIPAAKQTLERLFKEISMIMRAIEAPIAHNLPDIQMKRMQEMEYGMKSSMQRDMEKGLQTETHHLQGWLLEKASQYQLEAPVLEAAYANVKIYETLLNR; this is encoded by the coding sequence ATGAATATTCTAATTGCCGGTGCCGGGGGAATTGGAGGCTATTTCGGTGGGAGACTGATGGAAAAAGGACAGAAAGTAACGTTTCTTGTCCGTGAAAACCGCAAACGTCAGCTGCAGCAAATGGGGCTTGTCATCAAAAGTCCCCATGGAGATTATTCAACAGCGCCTATTTTACTGACTGCTCAGGATCAGGGCGAGACATTTGATCTCATCATCCTGACAACCAAAGCTTATCATCTTGATCAGGTGATCAAGGATATTACACCTTTTGTCCACAGCAAGACCATGATCCTTCCGTTGCTGAATGGTATCGCCCACCTCGATCCATTGATTGAAGCGTTCGGAGAGGATCGTGTTCTTGGAGGACTCTGTTTTATTGAAACGACACTTGATGAAAATGGAGCCGTTGTTCAATCGAGCCCCGTTCATGATCTCGTATACGGCGAACGGGATGGCCGTCAAACTGACAGAATTTCAGCATTGGAAGAAATTTTTAATGGTACGAAGGCATCCTTTAAAAGAAGTGACACGATTATGCAGGATATGTGGCACAAATATTCTTTCATCACAGCAATGTCCGGCATTACTACGCTCATGCGCGCTCCGGTGGGCCCTGCCGTTGAAATTCCTGCTGCCAAACAAACCCTCGAGCGTCTATTTAAAGAAATTTCGATGATCATGAGAGCGATTGAAGCTCCGATTGCCCATAACCTGCCGGACATTCAGATGAAGAGAATGCAGGAGATGGAATACGGCATGAAATCCTCTATGCAGCGCGATATGGAAAAGGGACTTCAGACTGAAACGCATCACCTGCAGGGCTGGCTGCTGGAAAAAGCGAGCCAGTATCAGCTTGAAGCACCGGTTTTGGAAGCAGCTTATGCCAACGTGAAAATATACGAAACGCTGTTAAACCGCTGA